In Eucalyptus grandis isolate ANBG69807.140 chromosome 4, ASM1654582v1, whole genome shotgun sequence, the following proteins share a genomic window:
- the LOC104441752 gene encoding AT-hook motif nuclear-localized protein 5 translates to MDGREAMAMSGGSAQYFIHRGVALSGAEGSGLNAPPVFRQLANPHVQAQSNVRSSLGGPVYSAEQSNANFSHGINMGMSSAMPSSEPVKKKRGRPRKYGPDGKVPLGLLPLSATPSNASSGSNTDSQKRARGRPPGSGRKQRLAATGEWMNSSAGIAFAPHVITVGPGEDVAAKVLTFAQQRPRAVCVLSGSGTVSAVTLRLPASSGETITFEGRFEILCLSGSYLVAEDGGPRNRTGGVSVSLSSPDGHVVGGSVAMLVAASLVQVVVCSFVYGNTKPKNKEVAAHAVDEDTKPKVADNKAIVPSNAPSQSYTPSPVGIWPGSRQLDLKSLQTGIDLTRG, encoded by the exons ATGGATGGGAGAGAAGCCATGGCTATGTCTGGTGGGTCAGCTCAATATTTCATACACAGAGGAGTGGCATTAAGTGGAGCAGAAGGCAGTGGGTTGAATGCCCCACCGGTTTTTAGACAATTGGCGAATCCTCATGTTCAGGCTCAGTCCAATGTCCGGTCCAGCTTAGGCGGACCGGTATATTCAGCCGAACAATCCAATGCCAATTTCTCTCATGGCATTAATATGGGGATGTCCTCCGCAATGCCATCGAGTGAGCCggtaaagaaaaagagagggaggccCCGGAAATACGGGCCTGACGGGAAGGTTCCTTTGGGGCTTTTGCCTCTGTCTGCTACGCCTTCGAATGCTTCTTCTGGGTCAAATACGGATTCTCAGAAACGGGCCCGGGGAAGGCCGCCTGGAAGTGGGCGAAAGCAACGCTTAGCAGCAACTG GTGAATGGATGAACAGTTCAGCTGGAATTGCTTTTGCCCCACATGTGATCACCGTAGGACCAGGGGAG GATGTTGCTGCTAAGGTATTAACTTTCGCCCAGCAAAGGCCAAGAGCTGTATGCGTATTATCAGGGAGTGGTACAGTTTCAGCTGTAACTCTACGGCTGCCTGCGTCTTCTGGTGAAACTATCACATTTGAG GGTCGCTTTGAGATATTATGTTTGTCGGGATCTTATTTAGTTGCTGAAGATGGTGGTCCTCGCAACCGCACTGGTGGAGTAAGTGTTTCACTTTCAAGTCCTGATGGGCATGTTGTTGGTGGCAGTGTTGCGATGCTTGTTGCGGCAAGCCTGGTTCAG GTTGTGGTGTGCAGTTTTGTATACGGTAATACTAAGCCAAAGAACAAAGAGGTGGCTGCTCATGCAGTTGATGAGGACACTAAACCCAAGGTTGCTGATAATAAAGCTATTGTCCCAAGCAATGCTCCTTCACAAAGCTACACTCCATCCCCAGTAGGCATTTGGCCCGGATCACGACAGCTTGATTTGAAGAGCCTCCAAACCGGTATTGACTTGACCCGTGGTTGA